The Streptomyces avermitilis MA-4680 = NBRC 14893 genome contains a region encoding:
- a CDS encoding ornithine carbamoyltransferase — protein sequence MAPVRHLISIDDLSDTDLYSLVLRGAAFSAGTAGRPAPLAGDVVGIYFRKTSTRTRTAFSSGALRLGAQIIAYGPDDLQLNTGETSEDTGRVMSGMLDVLVARTAGDPAEMRAWAAQDRMAVVNAMSADEHPTQALTDLTTLQGHFGGIEGLRVLYVGEGNNTASALALALTRYPGVSLELRTPPGYGLAPYYRERAADQAGRHGATFRERHDMDDLPADQDAVYTSRWQTTGTSKPDPDWREIFAPFQVSAALWETSPKAVFLHDLPAHRGDEVTAEVLDGPASIAFAQAENKMHSAMAVLEWCRP from the coding sequence GTGGCACCCGTACGGCATCTGATCTCCATCGACGACCTCTCCGACACCGACCTGTACTCCCTCGTACTCCGTGGCGCCGCCTTCTCGGCCGGTACCGCGGGCCGCCCCGCGCCGCTGGCCGGGGACGTCGTCGGCATCTACTTCCGCAAGACGTCGACCCGCACCCGCACCGCCTTCTCCAGCGGAGCTCTGCGACTGGGGGCGCAGATCATCGCGTACGGCCCCGACGACCTCCAGCTCAACACCGGCGAGACCAGCGAGGACACCGGACGGGTCATGTCCGGCATGCTCGACGTCCTGGTCGCCCGGACCGCCGGCGACCCCGCCGAGATGCGGGCCTGGGCCGCGCAGGACCGGATGGCGGTCGTCAACGCGATGAGCGCGGACGAGCACCCCACCCAGGCACTGACCGACCTGACCACCCTGCAAGGGCACTTCGGCGGCATCGAGGGGCTGCGGGTGCTGTACGTGGGCGAGGGCAACAACACCGCGTCGGCGCTGGCGCTCGCACTGACTCGCTATCCGGGCGTCTCCCTCGAACTGCGCACGCCGCCGGGCTACGGGCTGGCCCCGTACTACCGCGAACGCGCCGCCGACCAGGCCGGCCGCCACGGCGCCACGTTCCGCGAGCGGCACGACATGGACGACCTGCCCGCCGATCAGGACGCCGTCTACACCTCCCGCTGGCAGACCACCGGCACCAGCAAGCCGGACCCGGACTGGCGGGAGATCTTCGCCCCGTTCCAGGTGTCGGCGGCACTGTGGGAGACCAGTCCCAAGGCGGTCTTCCTGCACGACCTGCCCGCGCACCGCGGTGACGAGGTCACCGCCGAGGTGCTGGACGGCCCGGCGAGCATCGCCTTCGCGCAGGCGGAGAACAAGATGCACAGCGCGATGGCGGTGCTGGAGTGGTGCAGGCCGTGA
- a CDS encoding thioesterase II family protein: MTERRVHGVRGEPWLRRYPARSGGRPRLRLVCFPHAGGNAQLYHGWPARLPSDLELLAVCYPGRQERLAEPCVTDMATLADAVTDALLPHLDVPLALFGHSMGSTVAYETALRLRARHGVVPRRLMVSARSAPHRARPSGLYLRTDDELVAGVRRLGDLGSQAYDIPELRELLLPALRADYRLIESYRPATPPEPVASPVTAYLGRSDPGCDRDSVLAWSELSSAGDFALRTYPGDHFYLAQREAELVADVSKDLEE; encoded by the coding sequence ATGACTGAACGACGTGTGCACGGCGTGCGCGGCGAGCCGTGGCTCAGGCGCTACCCGGCCCGGTCGGGAGGCCGCCCCCGGCTCCGGCTCGTCTGCTTTCCGCACGCCGGCGGCAACGCCCAGCTCTACCACGGCTGGCCGGCGCGTCTGCCGTCCGACCTGGAGCTGCTCGCCGTCTGCTACCCCGGGCGCCAGGAGCGGCTCGCCGAACCCTGCGTCACCGACATGGCCACACTGGCCGACGCGGTCACCGACGCGCTGCTGCCCCACCTCGACGTCCCGCTCGCCCTGTTCGGGCACAGCATGGGCTCGACGGTGGCCTACGAGACGGCCCTGCGGCTTCGGGCCCGGCACGGCGTCGTACCCCGGCGGCTGATGGTCTCGGCCCGCTCCGCACCGCACCGCGCCCGCCCCTCCGGGCTGTATCTGCGCACCGACGACGAACTCGTCGCCGGGGTGCGCCGGCTCGGCGACCTGGGCTCGCAGGCGTACGACATCCCCGAACTGCGCGAGCTGCTGCTGCCCGCGCTGCGCGCCGACTACCGGCTCATCGAGAGCTACCGGCCCGCGACGCCCCCGGAGCCGGTGGCGTCGCCGGTCACCGCGTATCTCGGCCGCAGCGATCCGGGCTGCGACCGCGACAGCGTCCTCGCCTGGTCAGAGCTGTCCTCGGCCGGGGACTTCGCCCTGCGCACCTACCCGGGCGACCACTTCTATCTCGCGCAGCGGGAAGCCGAACTGGTCGCCGATGTCAGTAAAGATCTGGAGGAATGA
- a CDS encoding TauD/TfdA family dioxygenase: MTDTQTWTPLEIETECEGGAEELVERVAGMGEEFGKLLVAEKGLVFRGFGVTPEDLDRALDALLPNRLAYVHGNSPRTKVGSNVYTSTEYPREFTISMHNEMSYAHAWPSRLAFYCQVQPGGGGATPVVDAAVWYGSLDAEVREAFAGGVRYVQNLHDGYGLGKSWQDTFETTSREEVEAFLGPTGATWEWKADGGIRVSSVRPATTRHPVTGAEVWFNQSDQWHPAGLGDDTAAALAQILPEDELPQSVTFADGSPIPAEYVAQIRDRGLANAVDVDWRAGDLLLIDNVLLAHGRRPFVGDRRVLVAMSD; the protein is encoded by the coding sequence ATGACGGACACGCAGACCTGGACGCCGTTGGAGATCGAGACCGAGTGCGAGGGCGGGGCGGAGGAACTCGTCGAGCGGGTGGCCGGCATGGGGGAGGAGTTCGGCAAGCTGCTCGTGGCGGAGAAGGGCCTGGTCTTCCGTGGCTTCGGGGTCACCCCCGAGGACCTCGACCGGGCGCTCGACGCGCTGCTGCCCAACCGGCTCGCCTACGTCCACGGCAACTCGCCGCGCACCAAGGTCGGCAGCAACGTGTACACCTCCACGGAGTACCCGCGGGAATTCACCATCTCCATGCACAACGAGATGAGTTACGCGCACGCCTGGCCGTCCCGGCTGGCCTTCTACTGCCAGGTGCAGCCCGGCGGCGGCGGCGCGACCCCCGTCGTCGACGCGGCCGTCTGGTACGGGTCCCTGGACGCCGAGGTGCGCGAGGCCTTCGCGGGCGGGGTGCGCTACGTGCAGAACCTGCACGACGGCTACGGGCTCGGCAAGAGCTGGCAGGACACCTTCGAGACCACGAGCCGCGAGGAGGTGGAGGCCTTCCTCGGCCCGACCGGCGCCACCTGGGAGTGGAAGGCCGACGGCGGCATCCGGGTCTCCTCGGTGCGCCCGGCCACCACCCGGCACCCGGTCACCGGCGCCGAGGTGTGGTTCAACCAGTCCGACCAGTGGCACCCGGCGGGCCTCGGCGACGACACCGCGGCGGCGCTGGCGCAGATCCTGCCCGAGGACGAACTGCCGCAGAGTGTGACGTTCGCCGACGGCAGCCCCATCCCCGCGGAGTACGTCGCCCAGATCCGCGACCGCGGCCTCGCGAACGCCGTCGACGTGGACTGGCGCGCCGGCGACCTGCTGCTCATCGACAACGTCCTGCTGGCGCACGGCCGCCGCCCCTTCGTGGGCGACCGCCGGGTGCTGGTCGCGATGTCGGACTGA
- a CDS encoding MFS transporter produces the protein MTLVEGAGPRTGAPPEPLRRNREFLLLWSGASMSFLATRVTAVAYPLIVLWHTGSPLAMSVVSTAALLPLLLVQLPAGALVDRWDRRRLMLGCEAGRVLAVGSVALALAAGRVDVAHLAAVAFLESALAVFYRLAERGAVRNLVHPAHLPAALAQNEARGRAAGLLGQPGGVLLHSAARWLPFGFGVLGYLVSLVTLLFVRKDFQAERTAPARPGRLTGEVAEGMRWLWRQRFLRAALGYVAGTNVLFQMLALALILRIKEAGLPSATLAVVVGIGGVGGLGGALAGGRLQRLMSQRTLLIGGAVAWTLLIGAMALTARPVLLGALYAGTGFVGAVFNVAAAVYQVRITPDAFQGRVAATAGLIGSGTNALGSFAGGLLLTAWGALPTVRAIAAAMAVLALLAAVAPGLRGETAATPRTAEPVDPVEPTEKPVEPTEKPVEPTEKGEGDR, from the coding sequence GTGACCCTCGTCGAGGGCGCCGGTCCCCGGACCGGCGCCCCACCCGAACCGCTGCGCCGCAACCGGGAGTTCCTGCTCCTGTGGTCCGGCGCGAGCATGTCGTTCCTCGCCACGCGGGTGACGGCGGTGGCCTACCCGTTGATCGTGCTGTGGCACACCGGCTCCCCGCTGGCGATGTCCGTGGTGTCCACGGCGGCCCTGCTGCCGCTGCTCCTGGTGCAGCTGCCGGCCGGCGCCCTGGTGGACCGCTGGGACCGGCGCCGGCTGATGCTGGGCTGCGAGGCGGGCCGGGTCCTCGCGGTGGGCAGCGTGGCGCTGGCGCTCGCGGCGGGCCGGGTGGACGTGGCCCACCTGGCGGCGGTGGCGTTCCTCGAATCGGCCCTGGCCGTGTTCTACCGGCTCGCCGAACGCGGCGCCGTACGCAACCTCGTCCACCCGGCGCACCTGCCCGCCGCCCTCGCGCAGAACGAGGCGCGCGGGCGGGCGGCCGGTCTGCTCGGCCAGCCGGGCGGGGTGCTGCTGCACTCGGCGGCCCGGTGGCTGCCCTTCGGCTTCGGCGTGCTCGGCTACCTCGTCTCGCTCGTCACCCTGCTGTTCGTCCGCAAGGACTTCCAGGCGGAGCGCACCGCCCCGGCGCGTCCGGGACGGCTCACCGGTGAGGTCGCCGAAGGCATGCGCTGGCTGTGGCGCCAGCGGTTCCTGCGCGCGGCACTCGGCTATGTCGCCGGCACCAACGTCCTGTTCCAGATGCTGGCACTCGCCCTGATCCTGCGGATCAAGGAGGCGGGACTGCCGTCGGCGACGCTCGCGGTCGTCGTGGGCATCGGCGGCGTCGGCGGCCTGGGCGGGGCGCTCGCCGGCGGCCGCCTCCAGCGCCTGATGTCCCAGCGCACCCTGCTGATCGGGGGCGCCGTCGCCTGGACGCTGCTGATCGGCGCCATGGCACTGACCGCCCGCCCCGTGCTCCTCGGCGCGCTGTACGCGGGCACCGGATTCGTCGGCGCCGTGTTCAACGTCGCCGCCGCCGTCTACCAGGTGCGCATCACCCCCGACGCGTTCCAGGGCCGGGTGGCCGCCACCGCGGGACTGATCGGCTCGGGCACCAACGCGCTCGGCTCGTTCGCGGGCGGCCTGCTGCTCACGGCGTGGGGCGCGCTGCCCACGGTCCGCGCGATCGCCGCCGCCATGGCCGTACTGGCCCTGCTCGCGGCGGTGGCACCGGGCCTCAGGGGAGAAACGGCGGCGACGCCACGGACAGCGGAGCCGGTCGATCCGGTGGAGCCGACGGAGAAACCGGTGGAGCCGACGGAGAAACCGGTGGAGCCGACGGAGAAAGGAGAGGGGGACCGATGA